A genomic stretch from Aminobacter aminovorans includes:
- a CDS encoding ABC transporter substrate-binding protein, protein MRKTLLLGVAFAAVALSAPASAELKFKPGEDARFTWANFDELKKVDLKGETLSIFGPWRGEDEALARSVLDYFSEATGATINYSSSENYEQQIVIDTQAGSPPNIAILPQPGLIQDLASKGLLTPLDEGTANFVKENYGAGQSWVDLGTYNDKEGKPGFYGFPFKADLKSLVWYVPENFEEAGYEVPKTWEEMQALTDKIVADGGVPWCIGLGSGGATGWPATDWVEDIMLRTQAPDVYDKWTRNEIPFNDPAVVNALDIFAKIATNDKYVDGGKAAVSATDFRDSPKGLFAVPPKCYLHRQASFISSFFPEGTKLGEGADFFYLPPFAAKPELGNPVLGGGTLFTIAKDSKSARAFIDFLKMPLAHEIWMAQSGFLTPLKTANKEAYANDALKKQGDILVNASTFRFDGSDLMPGKIGAGAFWTGMIDLVGGKPAADVAADIQKSWDAIK, encoded by the coding sequence ATGAGGAAGACCCTGTTGCTGGGCGTGGCTTTTGCTGCCGTCGCCCTGAGCGCGCCCGCGTCGGCGGAGCTGAAGTTCAAGCCGGGCGAGGACGCCCGTTTCACCTGGGCAAATTTCGACGAACTCAAGAAGGTCGACCTGAAGGGCGAAACGCTCTCGATCTTCGGGCCGTGGCGCGGCGAAGACGAAGCGCTGGCCCGCTCGGTGCTCGACTATTTCAGCGAGGCCACCGGCGCGACGATCAACTACTCGTCGTCGGAGAACTACGAGCAGCAAATCGTCATCGACACCCAGGCCGGCAGCCCGCCCAACATCGCCATCCTGCCGCAGCCCGGCCTGATCCAGGATCTGGCCTCCAAGGGCCTGCTGACCCCGCTCGACGAGGGCACCGCCAATTTTGTCAAGGAGAACTACGGCGCCGGCCAGTCCTGGGTCGATCTCGGCACCTACAACGACAAGGAAGGCAAGCCAGGCTTTTACGGCTTCCCCTTCAAGGCCGATTTGAAGTCGCTGGTCTGGTATGTGCCTGAGAATTTCGAGGAAGCAGGCTATGAGGTTCCCAAGACCTGGGAAGAGATGCAGGCCCTGACCGACAAGATCGTTGCCGATGGCGGCGTGCCGTGGTGCATCGGCTTAGGTTCGGGCGGGGCCACCGGCTGGCCTGCTACCGACTGGGTCGAAGACATCATGCTGCGCACCCAGGCGCCCGACGTCTATGACAAGTGGACCAGGAACGAGATTCCGTTCAACGATCCGGCCGTCGTCAACGCACTCGACATCTTCGCCAAGATCGCCACCAACGACAAATATGTCGACGGCGGCAAGGCAGCGGTGTCCGCGACCGATTTCCGCGACAGTCCCAAGGGCCTGTTTGCGGTTCCGCCCAAATGCTACCTGCACCGCCAGGCATCGTTCATCTCGTCTTTCTTCCCTGAAGGCACCAAGCTTGGCGAGGGTGCGGACTTCTTCTACCTGCCGCCTTTTGCCGCCAAGCCCGAGCTCGGCAATCCTGTGCTCGGCGGCGGCACGCTGTTCACCATCGCCAAGGATTCGAAGTCCGCGCGCGCCTTCATCGACTTCCTCAAGATGCCGCTGGCCCACGAGATCTGGATGGCGCAGTCGGGCTTCCTCACCCCGCTCAAGACGGCGAACAAGGAGGCTTATGCCAACGACGCGCTGAAGAAGCAGGGTGACATTCTGGTCAACGCCTCGACCTTCCGCTTCGACGGTTCCGACCTGATGCCCGGCAAGATCGGCGCCGGCGCCTTCTGGACCGGCATGATCGACCTCGTCGGCGGCAAGCCCGCGGCCGATGTCGCAGCCGACATCCAGAAGAGCTGGGACGCGATCAAGTAA
- a CDS encoding LacI family DNA-binding transcriptional regulator codes for MNLKQLSLMLELSQTTVSRALNGYPEVSEETRRRVTDAAKRHGYRPNPSARRLATGKAGMIGYVMPTGASVDIDPHFVEFLSGLGDYARGHELDLVLSPADAQDEETTYRRIVANKQVDALYISAPYNADKRVALAHQLGIPFIVHGRSEGLDFDYPFIDIDNEGAFHDATRLLVQLGHRRVALINGDDTQTFAIFRERGVKRALAESGLVLEPKNIRSEIMTEENGYRAARRLLEGPEAPTAIVCSSLLMALGIVRAARDLNLSMPRDLSLVSHDDVFHWLKPEHFSVPLTTTRSSIRAAGARVAERLAARISGLEDGARGEVWPVDLVVRGSISGVR; via the coding sequence GTGAACCTCAAGCAATTGTCGCTGATGCTCGAACTCTCGCAGACGACGGTGAGCCGTGCGCTGAACGGCTATCCCGAGGTCAGCGAGGAGACGCGCCGCCGGGTCACCGATGCCGCCAAGCGCCACGGCTACCGGCCGAACCCGAGCGCGCGCCGCCTGGCGACCGGCAAGGCCGGGATGATCGGCTATGTCATGCCGACGGGAGCCTCGGTCGACATAGATCCGCATTTCGTCGAATTTCTCTCCGGTCTCGGCGACTATGCCCGCGGCCACGAACTCGACCTTGTGCTGAGCCCGGCGGATGCACAGGACGAAGAAACCACCTACCGGCGCATCGTCGCCAACAAGCAGGTCGACGCGCTCTATATCTCGGCGCCCTACAATGCCGACAAGCGCGTGGCGCTTGCCCACCAGCTCGGCATCCCCTTCATCGTGCATGGCCGCAGCGAAGGCCTCGATTTCGACTATCCGTTCATCGACATCGACAATGAAGGCGCCTTTCACGACGCGACGCGGCTGCTCGTCCAGCTCGGTCACAGGCGGGTGGCGCTGATCAATGGCGACGACACCCAGACCTTCGCCATCTTCCGCGAGCGCGGCGTCAAAAGGGCACTAGCCGAAAGCGGGCTGGTGCTGGAGCCGAAGAACATCCGCTCGGAAATCATGACCGAAGAGAACGGCTATCGCGCCGCGCGCCGGTTGCTTGAGGGGCCTGAAGCGCCGACGGCGATCGTCTGCTCGAGCCTGCTGATGGCGCTCGGCATCGTGCGCGCGGCGCGCGACCTCAACCTTTCAATGCCGCGGGATCTCTCGCTGGTCAGCCACGACGACGTGTTTCATTGGCTGAAGCCGGAGCATTTCTCGGTACCGCTGACGACGACGCGCTCGTCGATCCGCGCTGCCGGCGCCCGCGTCGCCGAAAGGCTGGCGGCGCGGATCTCAGGACTGGAGGACGGCGCGCGCGGCGAGGTCTGGCCGGTCGACCTGGTGGTGCGCGGGTCCATTTCAGGCGTGAGGTAA
- a CDS encoding carbohydrate ABC transporter permease codes for MTAQILSAIFTIIVGVGGCVVYYWGANKILDAVFPSRGVSGAAAVDNLRRQGLIRPWLFVGPAMLIVTVYLVYPVIETLRLSFMDRGGENFVGLANYSWAFGDREFRNSIFNNLLWLAVVPAACTFFGLIIAVLTDKIWWGNIAKSLVFLPLAISFVGASVIWKFVYEYRAEGQTQIGILNAAVQYLGGNPQVWISTPFWNNFFLMVILIWIQTGFAMVILSSALRGIPEETIEAAVIDGANPFQIFWKIMVPQIWGTIAVVWTTITILVLKVFDIVLTMTNGQWNSQVLANLMFDWMFRGGGDFGRGAAIAVIIMLAVVPIMIWNIRQANREGGGGH; via the coding sequence ATGACGGCACAGATACTTTCGGCCATTTTCACCATCATCGTCGGCGTCGGCGGCTGCGTCGTCTACTACTGGGGCGCCAACAAGATCCTCGACGCGGTCTTTCCCTCGCGCGGCGTTTCCGGTGCTGCTGCCGTCGACAATCTGCGTCGCCAGGGCCTGATCCGGCCATGGCTGTTCGTCGGCCCGGCGATGCTGATCGTCACCGTCTACCTGGTCTATCCTGTCATCGAGACGCTCAGGCTGTCCTTTATGGACCGTGGCGGCGAGAATTTTGTCGGCCTTGCCAACTACAGCTGGGCCTTCGGCGACCGCGAGTTCCGCAATTCGATCTTCAACAACCTGTTGTGGCTCGCCGTCGTGCCGGCCGCCTGCACCTTCTTCGGCTTGATCATCGCCGTGCTCACCGACAAGATCTGGTGGGGCAACATCGCCAAAAGCCTGGTCTTTCTGCCGCTCGCCATCTCCTTCGTCGGCGCCAGCGTCATCTGGAAGTTCGTCTATGAGTATCGAGCCGAGGGCCAGACCCAGATCGGCATCCTGAACGCCGCCGTGCAGTATCTCGGCGGCAATCCGCAGGTGTGGATCTCGACGCCGTTCTGGAACAACTTCTTTCTGATGGTCATCCTGATCTGGATCCAGACCGGCTTTGCCATGGTCATCCTGTCGTCTGCCCTGCGCGGCATTCCGGAGGAGACCATCGAGGCCGCCGTTATCGACGGTGCCAACCCGTTCCAGATTTTCTGGAAGATCATGGTGCCGCAGATCTGGGGCACGATCGCGGTCGTCTGGACCACCATCACCATCCTGGTGCTCAAGGTCTTCGACATCGTCCTGACCATGACCAACGGCCAGTGGAACAGCCAGGTGCTGGCCAATCTGATGTTCGACTGGATGTTCCGCGGCGGCGGCGACTTCGGCCGCGGTGCGGCGATTGCCGTCATCATCATGCTCGCCGTCGTGCCGATCATGATCTGGAACATCCGCCAGGCCAATCGTGAAGGTGGGGGAGGACACTGA